One part of the Humulus lupulus chromosome 9, drHumLupu1.1, whole genome shotgun sequence genome encodes these proteins:
- the LOC133800102 gene encoding uncharacterized protein LOC133800102, giving the protein MAEALPVSSSGPPAQSSVSQPPLVSSSPGIPSSPSLAPSSSFRGTRVKSVAHKKKSSRLSAQAPRRVTRASINLAGSSSSPPQPTSDHVPSPPPRKKSKVSSGHPSGLPHSKSSSAGGESDPNSAYFFVSRFAEKRFKDFVSFRRLHVENSVALEDFPRLLALLESRHWVNTVSGLVMPSQNLVREFYSNIEKSLLDAQHPNRFTVFCRGKRISFAPSTIRALLNIPLVTDAIYNAEYAPDLNLVGRELTGQSDFCWNEVSIDFPTPSLTSFYCVLHKVALTNWIPNSHTSTVTADIGRFLYAVATGVSIDLSVLIFDRVYQAFLTKSRRLFLPYPCLVHKVTLASHPKFTSQDVFLPLPVLDKSFQPLSSKPVPPPQPLKYPLLKGLPPASWKYKLFEMLYSQQSQLDSLQSSLLQSQQRSKAFERRVLAQLAGLRQVVQTLSPSVVQGVGSVPQSAHSPANSQGELSPTASDKAPGPVQGEFAPASAGPSVSVPAQSSSPPRKLMRGRLRRSARL; this is encoded by the coding sequence ATGGCCGAGGCTCTTCCCGTCTCTTCGTCTGGTCCTCCAGCTCAGTCGTCTGTGTCTCAGCCTCCGTTAGTCTCTTCCTCGCCAGGTATTCCCTCTTCACCTTCCCTTGCTCCTTCTAGTTCGTTCCGTGGGACTCGGGTAAAGTCTGTTGCCCACAAGAAAAAATCCTCTCGTCTGTCCGCTCAGGCTCCTAGACGGGTTACTCGCGCCTCCATTAATCTTGCTGGGTCTTCCTCTTCACCCCCTCAGCCCACTTCTGACCATGTACCTTCTCCTCCTCCTCGTAAGAAGTCTAAGGTTTCTAGTGGTCATCCTTCAGGACTTCCGCATTCCAAATCATCCTCGGCTGGTGGTGAGTCTGATCCTAACTCTGCCTATTTTTTTGTCAGTCGTTTTGCTGAAAAGAGGTTTAAAGATTTTGTGTCATTTCGTCGTTTGCATGTTGAAAATTCTGTTGCGTTAGAAGATTTCCCTAGGCTTCTTGCACTTCTCGAGTCTCGTCATTGGGTTAACACTGTCTCTGGTCTTGTCATGCCTTCCCAAAATCTGGTCCGGGAATTTTATTCTAATATTGAAAAATCTTTGCTTGATGCTCAACATCCCAATCGGTTTACTGTATTTTGTAGGGGTAAGCGTATTTCTTTTGCTCCATCCACTATTAGGGCTTTACTGAATATACCTTTGGTTACTGATGCTATCTATAATGCTGAGTATGCTCCTGATTTAAACCTAGTGGGTCGTGAGTTGACAGGTCAATCAGATTTTTGCTGGAATGAGGTTTCTATTGATTTTCCTACTCCATCTTTAACTAGCTTCTATTGTGTTTTGCATAAGGTTGCTCTAACAAATTGGATTCCGAATTCTCATACTTCTACAGTCACTGCTGATATTGGGCGTTTTCTTTATGCTGTGGCCACTGGTGTTTCCATAGATTTGTCTGTGCTTATCTTTGACAGGGTGTATCAAGCTTTTCTGACCAAGAGTCGTCGGTTGTTTCTTCCTTATCCCTGCTTGGTTCACAAGGTTACATTGGCTTCTCATCCTAAGTTTACCTCACAagatgttttcttacctcttcCGGTTCTTGATAAGTCGTTTCAGCCTCTGTCCTCAAAGCCTGTTCCTCCTCCACAGCCTCTGAAATATCCTCTTTTGAAGGGTTTACCTCCTGCCTCTTGGAAATACAAGTTGTTTGAAATGCTTTACTCTCAGCAATCACAGTTAGACAGTCTTCAGAGTTCTTTGCTGCAATCTCAACAGCGTTCCAAGGCATTTGAACGCAGAGTTTTGGCTCAATTGGCTGGTCTTCGACAGGTTGTTCAGACTCTTTCTCCTTCTGTTGTTCAGGGGGTTGGTTCAGTGCCTCAGTCTGCTCATTCTCCGGCTAATTCCCAGGGGGAGTTGTCTCCTACTGCATCTGATAAGGCTCCGGGTCCTGTCCAGGGGGAGTTTGCTCCTGCTTCTGCTGGTCCTTCTGTCTCTGTTCCTGCTCAATCCTCGTCTCCTCCGCGAAAGCTTATGCGTGGCAGACTTCGTCGGTCGGCTCGTTTATGA